One region of Camelina sativa cultivar DH55 chromosome 6, Cs, whole genome shotgun sequence genomic DNA includes:
- the LOC104792206 gene encoding uncharacterized protein LOC104792206 — MASTFLLGHSQKLTFLFSNVTSTHKPVLRSQTPYFGIPSNVGQSGRLFIRSPITMAKSDSKSDNDHDDKKQLTPLKVAAGASLALACALSIFGFKIKNVSHSAAAAAHPSAADMIISGKPSSAVSAASDMNPLPAKFALRSLFEVSSMLASAKPIPSQRPFSLQKLPSLPSKEDIDFIKMEAVRKMKEGKCEEAVQLLRDANMRYKNEPEADFNVQMALVEILILLERYQEAAEYSCLNDDNAQISDVRIPLYKAIIYTMLDKDTEAKQCWKEFRKSIGEGFDPFSFEE; from the exons ATGGCTTCTACATTTCTTCTAGGCCATAGTCAGAAACTCACATTTCTTTTCTCTAATGTCACCTCCACACATAAACCAGTCCTCAGATCTCAAACCCCTTATTTTGGTATTCCTTCCAATGTCGGTCAAAGCGGCCGTTTGTTCATCAGATCACCAATCACGATGGCGAAATCAGACAGCAAAAGTGATAATGATCACGATGATAAAAAGCAATTAACGCCACTAAAAGTGGCGGCGGGAGCATCCCTAGCACTTGCTTGCGCCTTAAGTATCTTCGGCTTTAAGATAAAGAATGTAAGCCACTCTGCCGCCGCAGCTGCGCATCCAAGCGCCGCCGACATGATCATATCCGGGAAGCCGAGCTCAGCCGTATCCGCTGCTTCCGATATGAATCCTTTGCCAGCTAAGTTCGCATTGCGGTCTCTCTTTGAAGTGAGTTCAATGCTTGCTTCGGCTAAACCCATTCCTTCTCAAAGACCATTCAGTCTCCAAAAGCTCCCTTCTTTGCCTTCAAAAGAAGATATTGATTTCATTAAG atggagGCGGTACGGAAGATGAAGGAAGGAAAATGTGAGGAGGCGGTGCAGCTCCTTCGTGACGCAAACATGCGATACAAAAACGAGCCTGAGGCCGACTTCAACGTGCAGATGGCTCTTGTTGAGATTTTAATATTGCTG GAAAGGTATCAAGAAGCTGCTGAGTATAGTTGTCTAAATGACGACAATGCCCAGATTTCTGATGTTCGAATCCCTCTTTATAAG GCAATTATATACACGATGCTAGACAAAGACACGGAAGCCAAGCAGTGTTGGAAAGAGTTCAGAAAATCTATTGGTGAAGGATTTGACCCTTTCAGCTTCGAAGAATGA